In one Sphingobacterium daejeonense genomic region, the following are encoded:
- a CDS encoding efflux RND transporter periplasmic adaptor subunit produces MKRKSIIVLLIIVLVVGGMIFYRITTNKEKAAAQNGRPAGRSEMKVYGQVVQGQPFSDYLTLSGSIEADEQIEIHTEVSGIVESINFSEGGRVSQGQPLLRINDAELQAQLAQAQTRNNLAAENERRAKLLLEKEAISQEEYDIASADFRTAESQIQLIKAQLSKTVIRAPFSGRIGLRNISKGSYVTPATVIAQLVNTNRLKVSFSIPEKYANRVKVNNQVKFNVQGVQGEFTAKIYATEPAVEANTRTLLVKAITTNNSDNIIPGTFANIIFPLETLENGLLVPAEALIPVQNGKKLFVMKNGSANEVMVETGARTDEDVLITSGIQAGDTVLTSGVMSLRNGSKVNVTLQ; encoded by the coding sequence ATGAAAAGAAAATCTATAATTGTTTTATTGATAATAGTCCTAGTGGTCGGAGGAATGATCTTTTACAGGATCACTACGAACAAAGAAAAAGCCGCTGCACAGAATGGGCGTCCTGCTGGTCGTTCTGAAATGAAAGTCTATGGTCAGGTAGTCCAGGGGCAGCCATTTTCAGACTATCTAACTCTTTCGGGTTCCATTGAAGCTGATGAACAGATAGAAATTCATACTGAGGTCTCTGGGATTGTCGAATCAATAAATTTTTCTGAAGGTGGACGCGTGAGCCAAGGTCAACCACTGTTGCGAATTAACGATGCCGAATTGCAAGCTCAACTAGCACAAGCGCAAACCAGAAATAACCTCGCAGCAGAAAATGAAAGAAGAGCAAAACTCCTATTAGAAAAGGAAGCGATCTCTCAAGAGGAATATGACATTGCTAGTGCAGATTTTAGAACAGCAGAGTCACAGATCCAATTGATCAAAGCACAATTGAGTAAAACCGTCATCCGAGCACCTTTTTCAGGAAGAATAGGTCTTAGAAATATATCTAAAGGCAGCTATGTTACTCCAGCGACAGTTATCGCCCAGTTGGTAAACACAAATAGATTGAAAGTTTCTTTTTCAATACCTGAAAAATATGCAAATCGGGTAAAAGTTAACAATCAAGTGAAATTTAACGTTCAAGGTGTGCAAGGAGAATTTACAGCGAAAATCTATGCCACTGAACCTGCTGTTGAAGCAAATACCAGAACATTATTGGTGAAAGCCATTACAACAAATAATTCTGATAATATAATTCCTGGAACGTTTGCGAACATTATTTTTCCATTGGAGACGTTGGAAAATGGACTGTTGGTCCCTGCTGAAGCGTTGATCCCTGTACAGAACGGAAAAAAACTTTTTGTCATGAAAAATGGTTCTGCAAATGAGGTCATGGTTGAAACTGGTGCCAGAACAGATGAGGATGTTTTGATAACATCAGGTATCCAAGCTGGTGATACCGTTCTGACCTCCGGAGTTATGTCGTTGAGAAATGGTTCCAAAGTAAATGTTACTCTTCAATAA
- the carB gene encoding carbamoyl-phosphate synthase large subunit, whose protein sequence is MPRNTSINSVLIIGSGPIVIGQACEFDYSGSQAALSLKEEGISVSIINSNPATIMTDSVVADHVYLLPLTCESIEQILQERQIDAVLPTMGGQTALNLCIEASNRGIWEKYDVKVIGVDVAAIEKTENREEFRQLMIDIGVGVANSKIANSFLEGKEAAQLIGFPLVIRPSYTLAGTGGGFVHNKEEFDAALNRGLHASPTHEVLVEQAVLGWKEFELELLRDTNDNVIIICTIENFDPMGIHTGDSITVAPGMTLSDKCYQDMRNQAIKMMRSIGNFAGGCNVQFSVNPENEEIIAIEINPRVSRSSALASKATGYPIAKIAAKLAIGYNLDELQNQITKNTSAYFEPTLDYVIVKVPRFNFDKFKGANKELGLQMKAVGEVMAIGRTFIEALQKAAQSLETGRAGLGADGRQSRNLEEIMHSLEHPSADRLFHIKDAFELGVPLESVRKATLIDKWFLLQIQELVQLEGELRRYQLNNIPRDFFMTLKQKGYSDIQIAWLLGNTTEDEVYARRKELGIRRVYKMVDTCAAEFPAQTPYYYSTFEDENESITSDRKKIIVLGSGPNRIGQGIEFDYSCVHGLLAAKECGYEAIMVNCNPETVSTDFNMADKLYFEPVFWEHVREIIELEKPEGVIVQLGGQTALKMAERLEAEGVKIIGTNFSNMDLAEDRGSFSDLLKDLDIPYPKYGVATSAEEAIKVANEVGYPVLVRPSYVLGGQGMSIVINDEDLEKAVVNLLKNLPGNHILIDHFLDRAEEAESDSICDGEDVHIIGMMEHIEPAGIHSGDSSAVLPPFSLSDNVQAKMEEYTIKLAKALNVRGLLNIQFAIKDENVYVIEANPRASRTVPFIAKAYDVPYINIATKVMLGENKLKDFTIERKLNGYAIKEPVFSFSKFPEVDKQLGPEMKSTGEAIRFIKDLNDPHFRELYSKKSMFLNAQ, encoded by the coding sequence ATGCCTAGAAACACCTCCATCAATTCGGTATTAATCATTGGATCTGGACCTATCGTTATTGGACAAGCATGTGAGTTTGATTACTCAGGATCACAGGCTGCATTGTCCCTAAAAGAGGAAGGGATTTCCGTTTCCATTATTAACTCAAATCCGGCTACGATTATGACTGACAGTGTCGTAGCAGATCACGTTTACTTACTTCCTTTAACATGTGAAAGTATCGAACAGATACTTCAAGAACGTCAAATCGACGCTGTACTTCCTACGATGGGCGGTCAAACAGCATTGAATTTATGTATTGAGGCATCAAACCGTGGTATTTGGGAGAAATACGATGTTAAAGTAATAGGAGTTGATGTAGCTGCTATCGAGAAAACTGAGAATCGCGAAGAATTCCGTCAATTAATGATTGATATTGGCGTTGGTGTAGCAAACTCAAAAATTGCGAACTCCTTCTTAGAAGGTAAAGAAGCTGCTCAATTAATTGGGTTTCCATTAGTTATTCGTCCTTCTTACACATTGGCTGGAACCGGAGGTGGTTTTGTGCACAATAAAGAAGAATTTGATGCGGCATTAAACCGTGGTTTGCATGCTTCACCTACACACGAAGTTTTGGTTGAGCAAGCAGTACTTGGATGGAAAGAGTTCGAGTTGGAACTATTGCGTGACACAAATGACAACGTTATTATTATCTGTACGATCGAGAACTTTGACCCTATGGGTATTCACACTGGTGACTCGATTACTGTTGCTCCAGGCATGACACTTTCGGACAAATGTTACCAAGACATGCGTAATCAAGCGATCAAGATGATGCGTTCTATTGGTAATTTTGCTGGGGGATGTAATGTTCAGTTTTCTGTAAATCCAGAAAATGAGGAAATAATCGCAATCGAAATCAACCCACGTGTTTCTCGTTCATCAGCTTTAGCATCTAAAGCTACAGGATACCCTATCGCTAAGATCGCTGCGAAATTAGCAATAGGATATAATTTGGATGAATTGCAGAATCAAATCACAAAAAATACTTCTGCTTACTTTGAGCCGACATTGGACTATGTAATCGTAAAGGTTCCACGTTTCAACTTCGACAAATTTAAAGGAGCTAATAAAGAGTTAGGTTTGCAGATGAAAGCTGTAGGTGAGGTTATGGCAATTGGCCGTACATTCATCGAGGCACTTCAAAAAGCAGCTCAATCTCTTGAGACTGGTCGTGCAGGACTTGGTGCTGATGGCCGTCAATCTAGAAACTTAGAAGAAATCATGCACAGCCTTGAACATCCAAGTGCTGACCGCCTATTCCATATCAAAGATGCCTTCGAATTAGGAGTTCCTTTGGAATCAGTACGCAAAGCTACGTTGATTGACAAATGGTTCTTGTTACAGATTCAAGAACTTGTTCAATTGGAAGGCGAATTACGTAGATACCAATTAAACAATATCCCACGCGACTTCTTTATGACCTTAAAACAAAAAGGGTATTCAGATATTCAAATCGCTTGGTTATTGGGCAATACAACAGAAGATGAAGTATATGCTCGTCGTAAAGAATTAGGTATCCGTCGTGTTTACAAAATGGTAGATACATGTGCTGCAGAATTCCCAGCTCAAACACCATACTACTACTCTACTTTCGAGGACGAAAATGAATCTATAACTTCTGATCGCAAGAAAATCATCGTTTTAGGTTCAGGTCCTAACCGTATTGGCCAAGGTATTGAGTTTGATTATTCTTGTGTCCATGGGTTATTGGCAGCTAAAGAATGTGGATACGAAGCAATCATGGTCAACTGTAACCCTGAAACGGTATCTACAGACTTTAATATGGCTGACAAGTTATACTTTGAACCTGTTTTCTGGGAACATGTTCGTGAAATCATCGAGCTTGAAAAACCAGAAGGTGTTATCGTTCAATTAGGTGGTCAAACAGCTTTGAAAATGGCTGAGCGCTTAGAAGCGGAAGGTGTTAAGATCATCGGAACGAATTTCTCAAACATGGACTTGGCAGAAGATAGAGGAAGCTTCTCTGACCTATTGAAAGATTTAGATATTCCATACCCTAAATACGGTGTTGCTACTTCTGCTGAGGAAGCAATCAAAGTAGCCAATGAAGTTGGTTACCCTGTATTGGTTCGTCCTTCATATGTATTGGGTGGACAAGGGATGAGCATTGTGATCAATGATGAAGATTTGGAAAAAGCAGTAGTTAACTTATTGAAAAACCTACCAGGCAACCATATTCTAATTGACCACTTCTTAGACAGAGCCGAAGAGGCAGAGTCAGATTCAATCTGCGACGGTGAAGATGTTCATATCATCGGTATGATGGAGCACATTGAGCCTGCTGGTATCCACTCTGGAGACTCTTCAGCGGTATTACCTCCATTCAGCCTTTCAGACAACGTACAGGCTAAAATGGAAGAGTACACGATCAAATTGGCTAAAGCTCTTAATGTAAGAGGCTTATTGAATATACAATTTGCAATCAAGGATGAGAACGTTTATGTAATCGAGGCTAACCCACGTGCATCACGTACTGTTCCATTTATTGCTAAAGCATACGATGTTCCTTACATCAACATAGCTACCAAAGTAATGCTTGGTGAAAACAAACTAAAAGATTTCACTATTGAACGCAAACTAAACGGATATGCAATTAAAGAGCCTGTATTCTCATTCTCTAAATTCCCAGAGGTTGACAAACAATTAGGCCCTGAGATGAAATCAACAGGTGAAGCCATCCGCTTTATCAAAGACCTGAACGATCCTCACTTCAGAGAATTGTACAGCAAGAAGTCGATGTTTTTGAATGCTCAGTAA
- a CDS encoding TolC family protein: MKKIAALLILVLSTGSILNAQGLLTVKDAVQIALENNFEIKLSQNDLRIAQENTTYGNAGMLPNVTGNFTQNNSVMNSSQVQASGEKRSLSNAKNNNMNYGVSIGWTIFDGFAMFSRYEQLKELEKQGEFELKKTILAKVSDVISTYYTIVEQQNLLNAIDSNILISNERLRTAENRFMIGKASRLEVLNVQVNLNEDESNRLRQFNVVQNLKVTLNSLMARDLSIEFDVEREVDYDDSLIYDELLQKAKQYNPDLQIIAINKRMAELEVKRVKGNRYPVIRLNTGYNFSESESSLGFVSSSNSRGLNYGVTASINIFDGFNQRRNERIAKIQLENSGLMIDQQNLLIQTAMSTAYQTYQTNLSLARLEENNADIARQNLSITMEKYKIGTISAVEFRDAQENFINAISRFNSSRLQAKLSELELKEMIGNINL, encoded by the coding sequence ATGAAGAAAATAGCAGCGCTATTGATATTGGTGCTGAGCACAGGCTCTATACTGAACGCGCAAGGATTATTGACCGTAAAGGATGCTGTTCAGATAGCTTTGGAAAATAATTTTGAAATCAAACTGTCGCAGAATGACCTGAGGATAGCTCAGGAAAATACCACCTATGGCAATGCAGGTATGCTACCCAATGTCACTGGAAATTTTACCCAGAACAATAGTGTCATGAACTCTTCGCAAGTACAGGCAAGTGGAGAAAAACGATCACTGAGCAATGCAAAAAACAATAACATGAATTATGGCGTAAGCATCGGGTGGACCATATTTGACGGATTTGCCATGTTTTCACGTTATGAACAATTGAAAGAGCTTGAAAAACAAGGGGAATTCGAACTGAAAAAAACAATTCTTGCCAAAGTATCGGACGTCATATCAACCTATTATACCATAGTTGAACAGCAGAACCTATTAAATGCCATCGACTCCAATATACTGATATCGAATGAACGCTTGAGAACAGCAGAAAATAGATTTATGATCGGTAAAGCGTCTCGGTTAGAGGTATTGAACGTTCAGGTGAACCTAAATGAGGACGAATCAAACCGTCTACGTCAATTTAATGTTGTCCAAAACTTGAAAGTAACCTTAAACAGTTTGATGGCAAGAGATCTTTCTATTGAATTCGATGTAGAAAGAGAAGTCGATTATGACGACTCTTTGATATATGATGAATTGTTGCAAAAAGCAAAGCAATATAATCCAGATTTGCAGATTATCGCCATCAATAAAAGGATGGCTGAATTGGAAGTCAAAAGGGTTAAAGGAAATCGATACCCCGTTATTCGATTGAACACAGGATACAATTTCTCTGAATCAGAGTCAAGTTTAGGATTCGTCTCAAGTTCGAATTCCAGAGGATTAAACTATGGCGTAACAGCTTCTATCAATATTTTCGACGGCTTTAACCAAAGGAGGAATGAGCGCATCGCAAAAATCCAATTGGAGAATTCAGGACTGATGATTGACCAACAAAATTTGTTGATTCAGACAGCCATGTCAACAGCCTATCAAACCTACCAAACAAACTTGTCCTTGGCTAGACTAGAGGAAAACAATGCTGACATTGCAAGACAAAACCTGAGCATTACTATGGAAAAATATAAGATAGGTACTATCTCGGCAGTCGAGTTTAGGGATGCTCAAGAGAACTTCATCAATGCAATTTCAAGATTCAACTCTTCCAGGTTGCAAGCAAAATTATCGGAATTGGAATTAAAGGAAATGATAGGTAACATCAATTTATAA
- a CDS encoding SUMF1/EgtB/PvdO family nonheme iron enzyme: MDAHEVTNAQFEAFVKATGYITVAERPLDPKDFPGADPSLLVPGSAVFKAPNQVQGLQNHLQWWEYVPDANWRQPEGPNSSIKGRENHPVTQLAYQDAEAYAKWAR; the protein is encoded by the coding sequence ATGGACGCTCACGAAGTTACTAATGCGCAGTTCGAAGCATTTGTAAAAGCAACAGGATACATTACGGTTGCCGAAAGGCCATTGGACCCTAAGGATTTCCCCGGAGCTGACCCTTCTTTACTTGTTCCCGGATCAGCCGTATTTAAAGCCCCGAACCAGGTGCAAGGATTGCAGAATCACCTCCAATGGTGGGAATATGTGCCAGATGCAAATTGGCGCCAACCTGAAGGACCAAACAGCTCCATAAAGGGAAGAGAAAACCATCCAGTCACGCAGCTCGCATACCAAGATGCTGAAGCATACGCAAAATGGGCCCGGTAA
- a CDS encoding beta-N-acetylhexosaminidase — MKINHGFSYRGMHLDVSRNFMPFNFLKKYIDLLALYKFNYFHWHLTDGAGWRLEIKQYPELTQKAAWRTHMLWKDWWNNGRQYVDQGSPNASGGYYTQDQARELVAYAEKRGITIIPEIEMPGHSEEVLAVYPELSCTGKPYTQGEFCLGNEKTYQFLKNVLDEVLAIFPSQYIHIGGDEADKSHWKNCPKCQALMQKDSLKSEDELQSYAIKQMDEYLQSKGRKLIGWDEILQGGLSEGATVMSWRGEEGGIQAANAGHDVIMTPGGYLYFDGYQTDPRTQPEAIGGYLPLEKVYSYNPIPEELPEDKRKHILGAQANIWTEYIPNFQQVEYMAFPRALALSEVVWTDQENRSWKDFQKRLQQQYKILQKLEVNYYRPSYNVINKVEFDSAQVKNTVILSSEQFIPNIKYTIDGSEPNGGSTVYNLPIELSKSAVIKAASFIDSTRVSPVETIELDLHKAIGKEVKYNIPWEGYPAQGNRTLTNGDQRNTYLSGWSMARIHQGYRYRG, encoded by the coding sequence TTGAAGATAAACCACGGTTTTTCATATAGAGGGATGCATCTTGATGTATCACGAAACTTTATGCCTTTTAACTTTCTGAAGAAATACATTGATTTACTGGCATTATACAAATTCAATTATTTTCATTGGCATTTAACTGATGGTGCTGGTTGGCGATTAGAGATCAAGCAATATCCTGAATTAACCCAAAAGGCTGCATGGAGAACACATATGTTATGGAAGGATTGGTGGAACAATGGCCGTCAATACGTTGATCAAGGGAGTCCGAATGCAAGTGGAGGCTACTATACTCAAGACCAAGCCAGGGAACTGGTAGCATACGCAGAAAAAAGAGGGATTACTATCATTCCTGAAATAGAAATGCCGGGGCATTCGGAGGAAGTTCTTGCCGTTTATCCTGAATTATCATGTACGGGGAAACCATATACTCAAGGAGAGTTTTGCTTAGGCAATGAAAAGACATATCAATTTCTTAAAAATGTGCTTGATGAGGTATTGGCGATTTTTCCCTCTCAATATATTCATATTGGAGGTGATGAAGCAGACAAATCCCATTGGAAAAACTGTCCAAAATGCCAAGCGTTAATGCAGAAAGACAGTCTTAAATCGGAAGATGAGCTTCAATCCTATGCGATAAAACAAATGGATGAGTACCTGCAATCAAAAGGGAGGAAATTGATTGGCTGGGACGAAATTCTTCAAGGTGGTTTAAGTGAAGGTGCGACAGTCATGAGTTGGCGAGGCGAGGAAGGAGGCATCCAAGCGGCAAATGCTGGTCATGATGTTATTATGACTCCTGGCGGATATCTCTATTTTGATGGATATCAAACAGACCCACGGACTCAACCTGAGGCAATCGGCGGATATCTTCCTTTAGAAAAAGTATATAGTTATAATCCTATCCCAGAAGAATTACCTGAAGACAAAAGAAAACACATTCTTGGTGCGCAAGCCAATATATGGACAGAATATATTCCGAATTTTCAGCAAGTAGAATACATGGCATTCCCAAGAGCATTGGCACTTTCGGAAGTAGTATGGACCGATCAAGAGAACAGGTCATGGAAAGATTTTCAAAAAAGACTGCAACAGCAATATAAAATTTTGCAGAAACTCGAAGTTAACTATTACAGACCTTCCTATAATGTGATCAATAAGGTTGAATTTGATTCTGCGCAGGTAAAAAATACGGTTATTTTATCTTCAGAGCAGTTTATACCCAACATTAAATATACAATTGATGGGTCGGAGCCCAATGGTGGCTCTACAGTTTACAACCTTCCTATCGAGTTATCAAAATCTGCTGTAATAAAAGCGGCTTCATTTATAGATTCCACGAGGGTTAGTCCTGTTGAAACAATTGAATTGGATTTGCACAAAGCTATTGGCAAAGAGGTGAAGTACAATATTCCATGGGAAGGCTATCCTGCCCAAGGAAATAGAACTTTAACAAATGGGGATCAAAGGAACACTTACTTATCAGGATGGTCAATGGCAAGGATTCACCAAGGGTATAGATATCGTGGTTGA
- a CDS encoding acyl-CoA dehydrogenase family protein, protein MDYYQIEQLLTPEQLLVRDSISEFVKSEISPIIDQYAQEHKEIPDLMKKLGRIGALGPFIPEQYGGAGLDQIAYGLIMQELEYGDSAIRSAASVQSSLVMYPIYSFGSEDQKQKFLPGLAKGELIGAFGLTEPNHGSDPAGMETKLIKDGDGYRLNGAKMWITNAPICDIAVVWARDEEKKIRGVIVERAFQGFSTPETLNKWSLRASKTGELVFDQVYIPKENILPEVNSMRGPLSCLNSARYGISWGAIGAAVDCYQTALKYAKERQQFGKPIASFQLQQKKMAEMVTEITKAQLLSLRLGQLKNEDQATPAQISMAKRNNVNMALQVAREARQILGAMGIVGDYPIMRHMMNLESVITYEGTHDIHLLITGNDITGISAF, encoded by the coding sequence ATGGACTACTACCAAATCGAACAATTACTAACACCTGAACAGCTTTTGGTTCGCGATTCGATAAGTGAATTTGTCAAATCTGAAATCTCTCCTATAATCGATCAGTATGCACAAGAGCACAAGGAAATTCCTGATCTGATGAAAAAATTGGGCAGAATTGGTGCCCTGGGGCCATTTATCCCCGAACAGTACGGTGGGGCAGGCCTCGACCAGATCGCATACGGACTTATAATGCAGGAATTGGAATATGGTGATTCTGCAATCCGATCCGCAGCATCTGTACAATCTTCATTGGTCATGTACCCTATATATAGTTTTGGATCAGAAGACCAAAAACAAAAATTCCTCCCTGGTTTAGCAAAAGGTGAACTTATTGGTGCATTCGGCTTGACAGAACCCAACCATGGATCCGACCCAGCTGGAATGGAAACAAAATTGATAAAAGATGGAGATGGATATAGATTAAATGGTGCAAAAATGTGGATCACCAATGCGCCGATCTGTGACATTGCTGTGGTATGGGCTAGAGACGAAGAAAAGAAAATCAGAGGAGTCATCGTAGAAAGAGCCTTCCAAGGATTCAGTACACCCGAAACACTGAATAAGTGGTCCCTGCGGGCATCAAAAACAGGAGAGTTGGTTTTTGATCAAGTATATATCCCTAAAGAAAACATCTTACCAGAGGTGAATTCGATGCGCGGACCATTGTCATGCCTCAATTCTGCCCGATACGGAATCTCTTGGGGCGCGATCGGAGCTGCCGTTGATTGCTACCAAACAGCCCTGAAATATGCTAAAGAACGCCAACAGTTCGGAAAACCAATAGCATCATTCCAATTGCAACAGAAAAAAATGGCCGAAATGGTCACAGAAATCACCAAAGCACAGCTGCTATCCCTACGTTTGGGGCAATTGAAAAATGAAGACCAAGCAACACCAGCCCAGATATCAATGGCAAAAAGAAACAATGTAAATATGGCCCTGCAAGTCGCACGCGAAGCTCGGCAGATACTCGGTGCAATGGGCATCGTAGGCGACTATCCGATTATGCGACATATGATGAACCTGGAATCGGTCATCACTTATGAAGGAACACATGATATCCATCTATTGATCACAGGTAATGATATAACAGGAATCAGCGCATTTTAA
- a CDS encoding formylglycine-generating enzyme family protein, producing MLKHTQNGPGKRLPTEAEWEYAAKAGKHQQETYYWGSEKLENGKWLANIYQGEFPTKNTKEDGFENTAPVKSFPPNAYGLYDMEGNVWEWCSDYYRPDFYRNSPKENPKGPADSYDPQEPGAIKRVQRGGSFLCNDNYCERYKAGSRGKGEINSPTNNVGFRCVKDLDSSR from the coding sequence ATGCTGAAGCATACGCAAAATGGGCCCGGTAAAAGACTCCCAACTGAAGCCGAATGGGAATATGCCGCCAAAGCAGGGAAACACCAACAAGAAACATACTATTGGGGATCCGAAAAATTGGAAAATGGAAAATGGCTAGCAAATATCTATCAAGGTGAGTTTCCAACAAAAAATACCAAAGAAGATGGATTTGAAAATACAGCTCCGGTGAAGTCATTTCCCCCTAATGCATACGGACTTTACGATATGGAAGGCAATGTATGGGAATGGTGTTCTGATTATTACAGACCCGACTTCTACCGAAACAGTCCAAAAGAAAACCCCAAAGGCCCCGCTGATTCATATGACCCACAAGAACCCGGCGCCATCAAAAGAGTTCAACGCGGAGGTTCATTCTTATGCAACGACAATTATTGCGAAAGATACAAAGCCGGTAGCCGAGGCAAAGGAGAAATTAATTCCCCAACCAATAATGTGGGTTTTAGGTGTGTCAAGGACTTAGACAGTAGTCGGTAG
- a CDS encoding response regulator transcription factor — protein sequence MRRIKLGIIDDSIFCRNLTKLQLLNFNKVRFDFVLEAESIADFQTKAEKTAVPEVILLDVMMPGIDGVSGIPIIKQKFPNTHIIMLSDTINPAIIRNSILGGAYAFVNKGTKTCELVDIINDVLTGSCYACPELTKSLFFGIQKPPQDRRKLSERELHIVHRMLEGLSLQKIAMSYKISIERLWVLINRIIVKLNINYKHPFIG from the coding sequence ATGCGAAGAATAAAGTTAGGGATAATAGATGATAGCATCTTTTGTCGAAATTTAACTAAGCTACAGCTTTTGAACTTTAACAAGGTGCGATTTGACTTCGTCCTTGAAGCTGAGTCTATTGCCGACTTTCAAACAAAAGCTGAAAAAACTGCTGTACCCGAGGTAATCCTGTTGGATGTTATGATGCCAGGAATAGATGGAGTATCTGGAATTCCTATAATTAAGCAAAAATTTCCCAATACGCATATAATTATGCTTTCGGATACTATCAATCCCGCCATTATCAGAAATAGTATATTGGGCGGTGCATATGCATTCGTTAATAAAGGTACCAAAACCTGTGAGTTGGTAGATATAATTAACGATGTGCTCACCGGATCATGTTATGCATGCCCTGAATTGACTAAATCACTTTTCTTCGGTATTCAAAAACCACCACAGGATAGAAGAAAGCTGTCCGAAAGAGAACTACATATCGTTCATCGGATGTTGGAAGGATTAAGTCTCCAGAAAATCGCCATGTCTTACAAGATCTCTATCGAAAGATTATGGGTACTTATAAACCGAATAATTGTAAAATTAAATATCAACTATAAACATCCATTTATTGGTTAA
- a CDS encoding Gfo/Idh/MocA family protein — protein MKKAGLLSSVAITLPSLQNEVFASSNFNMSGFAAPKIEKVKVAIIGLGMRGPGAVDRISYIEGAEIVALCDRHADRVTKAQTILTKKGLNEAKAYSGEDGWKTMLKNEDLDLVYICTPWELHAPMAIEAMKSGAHAATEVPIGLTISEIWEVVKTSEATKKHCMMLENCCYDFFEMLTLNMVRQGLFGELVHAEGAYIHDLLSLNFDKKGYDNMWRLRENIKMNGNLYPTHGIGPIAQCMNINCGDKMNHLVAMQSNDFMMADKARELAATDEFFKEFVGKKYRGNMDTTLIKTEKGKTLMVQHDVTSPRPYSRIHLLSGTKGFAQKYPKEGIAFGHSFVKPEELQKLYDQYTPDLVKFIGEQAKQVGGHGGMDFMMDWRLIDCLRNGLPLDQTVYDGASWSAIVPLSVQSVAKNSRTVDIPDFTRGNWKTNKPHDMTLNGGGNTKIRAKVEAKDVQLNVQ, from the coding sequence TTGAAAAAAGCTGGTTTGTTGTCCAGTGTTGCGATAACATTGCCATCTTTGCAAAATGAGGTGTTCGCGTCTTCTAACTTTAATATGTCAGGATTCGCCGCTCCAAAAATTGAAAAGGTCAAAGTGGCGATCATTGGACTAGGTATGCGTGGTCCAGGTGCTGTAGACCGCATTTCTTATATTGAGGGTGCAGAAATTGTTGCTCTTTGTGATAGACATGCTGACAGGGTGACAAAAGCTCAAACAATCTTAACCAAAAAAGGATTGAACGAAGCTAAAGCTTATTCTGGTGAAGATGGTTGGAAAACCATGCTTAAAAATGAAGACCTTGATCTAGTCTATATCTGTACTCCTTGGGAACTTCACGCTCCAATGGCTATTGAAGCCATGAAATCAGGTGCACACGCCGCAACTGAAGTGCCAATCGGTTTGACGATATCTGAAATCTGGGAAGTAGTGAAAACTTCTGAAGCAACCAAAAAACATTGTATGATGTTGGAAAACTGTTGCTATGATTTCTTCGAAATGTTGACATTGAACATGGTTCGCCAAGGATTGTTCGGTGAATTAGTACACGCTGAAGGTGCATATATCCATGACTTATTGAGCTTAAACTTCGATAAAAAAGGATATGATAATATGTGGAGATTACGTGAAAACATCAAGATGAACGGTAATCTTTACCCAACTCATGGTATCGGCCCGATCGCTCAATGTATGAACATCAACTGTGGTGACAAAATGAATCACTTAGTTGCCATGCAATCCAACGATTTTATGATGGCTGATAAAGCTAGAGAATTGGCTGCAACCGATGAATTCTTCAAAGAATTCGTAGGTAAAAAATACAGAGGTAACATGGATACAACCTTGATCAAAACTGAAAAAGGTAAAACATTAATGGTACAACATGATGTAACTTCCCCACGTCCTTACTCTCGTATCCATTTATTGAGTGGAACTAAAGGTTTTGCTCAGAAGTATCCAAAAGAAGGAATCGCTTTCGGACACAGTTTTGTAAAACCAGAAGAATTGCAAAAACTATATGATCAGTATACTCCGGACTTGGTGAAATTCATCGGTGAACAAGCTAAACAAGTAGGTGGTCACGGTGGTATGGACTTTATGATGGACTGGAGATTAATCGACTGTTTGCGCAATGGCTTACCTTTGGATCAAACAGTATACGATGGTGCTTCTTGGAGTGCAATCGTACCATTAAGTGTACAATCTGTTGCCAAAAATAGTAGAACAGTGGATATCCCTGACTTCACTAGAGGTAATTGGAAAACAAATAAACCACATGACATGACCTTGAACGGCGGTGGAAATACTAAAATCCGTGCAAAAGTTGAGGCTAAAGATGTGCAATTAAACGTACAATAG